A genomic region of Taeniopygia guttata chromosome 28, bTaeGut7.mat, whole genome shotgun sequence contains the following coding sequences:
- the TLE2 gene encoding transducin-like enhancer protein 2 isoform X2: MFPHGRHPPGQPFKFSVLEICERIKEEFQLLQAQYHSLKLECEKLLSEKTEMQRHYVMYYEMSYGLNIEMHKQAEIVKRLSAICAQMIPFLTQEHQQQVLQAVERAKQVTMGELNSIVGQQLQQLSQHASPPHPSSMQPPSLSGASGALGLLTLSGTLVAQLATKEDRVAQYGENTEHTPSRSVSSSPAESLQDEERTGLKRKREEKELPGHSDSDGDKSDYNLVVDEDPPSEPGSPGHSPRLARSHRELPGSPAASSCGQPKEQSPTDSVASAPSSKPSSSSPARDSLTPGPGPSSAVPPRPPPAKAPSTDTVTLRSPLSSSSPYTSSLGMVPPGLYVGIQLSVPQASSALLYGRSPVVAFEPHPHLRASTLSSSLSTIPGGKHAYSFHVSADGQMQPVPFPPDALMGSGIPRHARQLHTLTHGEVVCAVTISNSTRHVYTGGKGCVKVWDVGQPGTKTAVAQLDCLNRDNYIRSCKLLPDGSSLIVGGEASTLSIWDLAAPTPRIKAELTSSAPACYALAISPDAKVCFSCCSDGNIVVWDLQNQTLVRQFQGHTDGASCIDISNDGTKLWTGGLDNTVRCWDLREGRQLQQHDFSSQIFSLGYCPMGEWLAVGMESSNVEILHVSKPDKYQLHLHESCVLSLKFASCGKWFVSTGKDNLLNAWRAPYGASIFQSKESSSVLSCDISVNDKFIVTGSGDKKATVYEVVY; the protein is encoded by the exons ATGTTCCCGCACGGACGGCACCCG CCCGGGCAGCCCTTCAAGTTCTCGGTGCTGGAAATCTGCGAGCGCATCAAGGAGGAATTTCAGCTCCTGCAGGCGCAGTACCACAG CCTGAAGCTGGAAtgtgagaagctgctgagcGAGAAGACAGAGATGCAGAGACATTATGTCATG TACTACGAGATGTCCTACGGCCTGAACATTGAAATGCACAAGCAG GCAGAGATTGTCAAGAGGCTGAGTGCCATTTGTGCCCAGATGATTCCCTTCCTGACACAGGAG caccagcagcaggtcCTGCAGGCGGTGGAAAGGGCCAAGCAGGTGACCATGGGCGAGCTCAACAGCATCGTCGGG cagcagcttcagcagctctcccagcacgcatccccaccccacccctccAGCATGCAGCCCCCCAGCCTGAGCGGGGCCAGCGGTGCCTTGGGGCTCCTGACCCTCTCTGGGACACTGGTGGCACAGCTGGCCACCAAGGAGGACAGAGTGGCCCAGTATGGGGAGAACACAG AGCACACCCCAAGCCGG AGTGTTTCTTCTTCCCCCGCCGAGAGCCTGCAGGACGAGGAGCGCACGGGGCTGAAGAGGAAGcgggaggagaaggagctgcctgGGCATTCT GACAGCGATGGGGACAAGAGTGACTACAACCTGGTGGTGGATGAG GACCCGCCATCGGAGCCCGGCAGCCCCGGACACTCGCCCCGCTTGGCTCGGTCCCACCGGGAGCTGCCCGGGAGCCCCGCGGCCAGCAGCTGCGGCCAGCccaaggagcagagcccg ACGGACTCGGTGGCCAGCGCTCCCAGCTCCAagccctcctcttcctcaccagCCCGTGACTCCCTCACGCCTGGCCCCGGGCCCAGCTCGGCCGTCCCGCCCCGGCCACCCCCGGCCAAGGCCCCCAGCACCGACACCGTCA CTCTCCGCAGCCCCctgagctcctccagcccctaCACGTCCTCCCTGGGCATGGTGCCCCCCGGCCTCTACGTGGGCATCCAGCTCTCGGTGCCCCAGGCCAGCAGCGCGCTGCTCTACGGCCGCTCCCCCGTG GTGGCATTTGAGCCTCACCCTCACCTGAGGGCTTCCACCCTCTCCTCTTCGCTctccaccatccctggagggaagCA tgcctacTCCTTCCACGTCAGCGCCGACGGGCAGATGCAGCCGGTGCCTTTCCCCCCCGACGCCCTCATGGGCTCCGGCATCCCCCGGCACGCGCGGCAGCTGCACACCCTGACCCACGGCGAGGTGGTCTGCGCCGTCACCATCAGCAACTCCACGCGACACGTCTACACCGGGGGCAAGGGCTGCGTCAAGGTCTGGGACGTGGGGCAGCCGGGCACCAAGACGGCCGTGGCTCAGCTGGACTGCCTG AACCGTGACAACTACATCCGTTCCTGCAAGCTGCTCCCCGACGGCAGCAGCCTGATCGTGGGTGGGGAGGCCAGCACCCTGTCCATCTGGGACCTGGCAGCCCCCACGCCCCGCATCAAGGCTGAGCTCACCTCCTCTGCCCCCGCCTGCTACGCCCTGGCCATCAGCCCTGACGCCAAAgtctgcttctcctgctgcagcgACGGCAACATCGTGGTGTGGGACCTGCAGAACCAGACCCTGGTGAG GCAGTTTCAAGGCCACACGGATGGTGCCAGCTGCATTGACATCTCCAACGATGGCACCAAGCTGTGGACAGGGGGGCTGGACAACACCGTGCGCTGCTGGGACCTGCGGGAGGggcggcagctgcagcagcacgaCTTCAGCTCCCAG ATCTTctccctgggctactgccccATGGGGGAGTGGCTGGCGGTGGGCATGGAGAGCAGCAACGTGGAGATCCTGCACGTCAGCAAACCCGACAAGTACCAGCTGCACCTCCACGAGAGCTGTGTCCTCTCTCTCAAATTCGCCTCCTGCG ggaagtggtttgTGAGCACGGGGAAGGACAACCTGCTCAACGCTTGGCGGGCGCCCTACGGAGCCAGCATCTTCCAG TCTAAGGAGTCCTCGTCAGTCCTGAGCTGTGACATCTCTGTCAACGACAAATTCATCGTCACGGGCTCTGGTGACAAGAAGGCCACAGTGTATGAGGTGGTTTATTGA
- the TLE2 gene encoding transducin-like enhancer protein 2 isoform X1, protein MFPHGRHPPGQPFKFSVLEICERIKEEFQLLQAQYHSLKLECEKLLSEKTEMQRHYVMYYEMSYGLNIEMHKQAEIVKRLSAICAQMIPFLTQEHQQQVLQAVERAKQVTMGELNSIVGQQQLQQLSQHASPPHPSSMQPPSLSGASGALGLLTLSGTLVAQLATKEDRVAQYGENTEHTPSRSVSSSPAESLQDEERTGLKRKREEKELPGHSDSDGDKSDYNLVVDEDPPSEPGSPGHSPRLARSHRELPGSPAASSCGQPKEQSPTDSVASAPSSKPSSSSPARDSLTPGPGPSSAVPPRPPPAKAPSTDTVTLRSPLSSSSPYTSSLGMVPPGLYVGIQLSVPQASSALLYGRSPVVAFEPHPHLRASTLSSSLSTIPGGKHAYSFHVSADGQMQPVPFPPDALMGSGIPRHARQLHTLTHGEVVCAVTISNSTRHVYTGGKGCVKVWDVGQPGTKTAVAQLDCLNRDNYIRSCKLLPDGSSLIVGGEASTLSIWDLAAPTPRIKAELTSSAPACYALAISPDAKVCFSCCSDGNIVVWDLQNQTLVRQFQGHTDGASCIDISNDGTKLWTGGLDNTVRCWDLREGRQLQQHDFSSQIFSLGYCPMGEWLAVGMESSNVEILHVSKPDKYQLHLHESCVLSLKFASCGKWFVSTGKDNLLNAWRAPYGASIFQSKESSSVLSCDISVNDKFIVTGSGDKKATVYEVVY, encoded by the exons ATGTTCCCGCACGGACGGCACCCG CCCGGGCAGCCCTTCAAGTTCTCGGTGCTGGAAATCTGCGAGCGCATCAAGGAGGAATTTCAGCTCCTGCAGGCGCAGTACCACAG CCTGAAGCTGGAAtgtgagaagctgctgagcGAGAAGACAGAGATGCAGAGACATTATGTCATG TACTACGAGATGTCCTACGGCCTGAACATTGAAATGCACAAGCAG GCAGAGATTGTCAAGAGGCTGAGTGCCATTTGTGCCCAGATGATTCCCTTCCTGACACAGGAG caccagcagcaggtcCTGCAGGCGGTGGAAAGGGCCAAGCAGGTGACCATGGGCGAGCTCAACAGCATCGTCGGG cagcagcagcttcagcagctctcccagcacgcatccccaccccacccctccAGCATGCAGCCCCCCAGCCTGAGCGGGGCCAGCGGTGCCTTGGGGCTCCTGACCCTCTCTGGGACACTGGTGGCACAGCTGGCCACCAAGGAGGACAGAGTGGCCCAGTATGGGGAGAACACAG AGCACACCCCAAGCCGG AGTGTTTCTTCTTCCCCCGCCGAGAGCCTGCAGGACGAGGAGCGCACGGGGCTGAAGAGGAAGcgggaggagaaggagctgcctgGGCATTCT GACAGCGATGGGGACAAGAGTGACTACAACCTGGTGGTGGATGAG GACCCGCCATCGGAGCCCGGCAGCCCCGGACACTCGCCCCGCTTGGCTCGGTCCCACCGGGAGCTGCCCGGGAGCCCCGCGGCCAGCAGCTGCGGCCAGCccaaggagcagagcccg ACGGACTCGGTGGCCAGCGCTCCCAGCTCCAagccctcctcttcctcaccagCCCGTGACTCCCTCACGCCTGGCCCCGGGCCCAGCTCGGCCGTCCCGCCCCGGCCACCCCCGGCCAAGGCCCCCAGCACCGACACCGTCA CTCTCCGCAGCCCCctgagctcctccagcccctaCACGTCCTCCCTGGGCATGGTGCCCCCCGGCCTCTACGTGGGCATCCAGCTCTCGGTGCCCCAGGCCAGCAGCGCGCTGCTCTACGGCCGCTCCCCCGTG GTGGCATTTGAGCCTCACCCTCACCTGAGGGCTTCCACCCTCTCCTCTTCGCTctccaccatccctggagggaagCA tgcctacTCCTTCCACGTCAGCGCCGACGGGCAGATGCAGCCGGTGCCTTTCCCCCCCGACGCCCTCATGGGCTCCGGCATCCCCCGGCACGCGCGGCAGCTGCACACCCTGACCCACGGCGAGGTGGTCTGCGCCGTCACCATCAGCAACTCCACGCGACACGTCTACACCGGGGGCAAGGGCTGCGTCAAGGTCTGGGACGTGGGGCAGCCGGGCACCAAGACGGCCGTGGCTCAGCTGGACTGCCTG AACCGTGACAACTACATCCGTTCCTGCAAGCTGCTCCCCGACGGCAGCAGCCTGATCGTGGGTGGGGAGGCCAGCACCCTGTCCATCTGGGACCTGGCAGCCCCCACGCCCCGCATCAAGGCTGAGCTCACCTCCTCTGCCCCCGCCTGCTACGCCCTGGCCATCAGCCCTGACGCCAAAgtctgcttctcctgctgcagcgACGGCAACATCGTGGTGTGGGACCTGCAGAACCAGACCCTGGTGAG GCAGTTTCAAGGCCACACGGATGGTGCCAGCTGCATTGACATCTCCAACGATGGCACCAAGCTGTGGACAGGGGGGCTGGACAACACCGTGCGCTGCTGGGACCTGCGGGAGGggcggcagctgcagcagcacgaCTTCAGCTCCCAG ATCTTctccctgggctactgccccATGGGGGAGTGGCTGGCGGTGGGCATGGAGAGCAGCAACGTGGAGATCCTGCACGTCAGCAAACCCGACAAGTACCAGCTGCACCTCCACGAGAGCTGTGTCCTCTCTCTCAAATTCGCCTCCTGCG ggaagtggtttgTGAGCACGGGGAAGGACAACCTGCTCAACGCTTGGCGGGCGCCCTACGGAGCCAGCATCTTCCAG TCTAAGGAGTCCTCGTCAGTCCTGAGCTGTGACATCTCTGTCAACGACAAATTCATCGTCACGGGCTCTGGTGACAAGAAGGCCACAGTGTATGAGGTGGTTTATTGA
- the TLE2 gene encoding transducin-like enhancer protein 2 isoform X4, giving the protein MFPHGRHPPGQPFKFSVLEICERIKEEFQLLQAQYHSLKLECEKLLSEKTEMQRHYVMYYEMSYGLNIEMHKQAEIVKRLSAICAQMIPFLTQEHQQQVLQAVERAKQVTMGELNSIVGQQQLQQLSQHASPPHPSSMQPPSLSGASGALGLLTLSGTLVAQLATKEDRVAQYGENTEHTPSRSVSSSPAESLQDEERTGLKRKREEKELPGHSDSDGDKSDYNLVVDEDPPSEPGSPGHSPRLARSHRELPGSPAASSCGQPKEQSPVAFEPHPHLRASTLSSSLSTIPGGKHAYSFHVSADGQMQPVPFPPDALMGSGIPRHARQLHTLTHGEVVCAVTISNSTRHVYTGGKGCVKVWDVGQPGTKTAVAQLDCLNRDNYIRSCKLLPDGSSLIVGGEASTLSIWDLAAPTPRIKAELTSSAPACYALAISPDAKVCFSCCSDGNIVVWDLQNQTLVRQFQGHTDGASCIDISNDGTKLWTGGLDNTVRCWDLREGRQLQQHDFSSQIFSLGYCPMGEWLAVGMESSNVEILHVSKPDKYQLHLHESCVLSLKFASCGKWFVSTGKDNLLNAWRAPYGASIFQSKESSSVLSCDISVNDKFIVTGSGDKKATVYEVVY; this is encoded by the exons ATGTTCCCGCACGGACGGCACCCG CCCGGGCAGCCCTTCAAGTTCTCGGTGCTGGAAATCTGCGAGCGCATCAAGGAGGAATTTCAGCTCCTGCAGGCGCAGTACCACAG CCTGAAGCTGGAAtgtgagaagctgctgagcGAGAAGACAGAGATGCAGAGACATTATGTCATG TACTACGAGATGTCCTACGGCCTGAACATTGAAATGCACAAGCAG GCAGAGATTGTCAAGAGGCTGAGTGCCATTTGTGCCCAGATGATTCCCTTCCTGACACAGGAG caccagcagcaggtcCTGCAGGCGGTGGAAAGGGCCAAGCAGGTGACCATGGGCGAGCTCAACAGCATCGTCGGG cagcagcagcttcagcagctctcccagcacgcatccccaccccacccctccAGCATGCAGCCCCCCAGCCTGAGCGGGGCCAGCGGTGCCTTGGGGCTCCTGACCCTCTCTGGGACACTGGTGGCACAGCTGGCCACCAAGGAGGACAGAGTGGCCCAGTATGGGGAGAACACAG AGCACACCCCAAGCCGG AGTGTTTCTTCTTCCCCCGCCGAGAGCCTGCAGGACGAGGAGCGCACGGGGCTGAAGAGGAAGcgggaggagaaggagctgcctgGGCATTCT GACAGCGATGGGGACAAGAGTGACTACAACCTGGTGGTGGATGAG GACCCGCCATCGGAGCCCGGCAGCCCCGGACACTCGCCCCGCTTGGCTCGGTCCCACCGGGAGCTGCCCGGGAGCCCCGCGGCCAGCAGCTGCGGCCAGCccaaggagcagagcccg GTGGCATTTGAGCCTCACCCTCACCTGAGGGCTTCCACCCTCTCCTCTTCGCTctccaccatccctggagggaagCA tgcctacTCCTTCCACGTCAGCGCCGACGGGCAGATGCAGCCGGTGCCTTTCCCCCCCGACGCCCTCATGGGCTCCGGCATCCCCCGGCACGCGCGGCAGCTGCACACCCTGACCCACGGCGAGGTGGTCTGCGCCGTCACCATCAGCAACTCCACGCGACACGTCTACACCGGGGGCAAGGGCTGCGTCAAGGTCTGGGACGTGGGGCAGCCGGGCACCAAGACGGCCGTGGCTCAGCTGGACTGCCTG AACCGTGACAACTACATCCGTTCCTGCAAGCTGCTCCCCGACGGCAGCAGCCTGATCGTGGGTGGGGAGGCCAGCACCCTGTCCATCTGGGACCTGGCAGCCCCCACGCCCCGCATCAAGGCTGAGCTCACCTCCTCTGCCCCCGCCTGCTACGCCCTGGCCATCAGCCCTGACGCCAAAgtctgcttctcctgctgcagcgACGGCAACATCGTGGTGTGGGACCTGCAGAACCAGACCCTGGTGAG GCAGTTTCAAGGCCACACGGATGGTGCCAGCTGCATTGACATCTCCAACGATGGCACCAAGCTGTGGACAGGGGGGCTGGACAACACCGTGCGCTGCTGGGACCTGCGGGAGGggcggcagctgcagcagcacgaCTTCAGCTCCCAG ATCTTctccctgggctactgccccATGGGGGAGTGGCTGGCGGTGGGCATGGAGAGCAGCAACGTGGAGATCCTGCACGTCAGCAAACCCGACAAGTACCAGCTGCACCTCCACGAGAGCTGTGTCCTCTCTCTCAAATTCGCCTCCTGCG ggaagtggtttgTGAGCACGGGGAAGGACAACCTGCTCAACGCTTGGCGGGCGCCCTACGGAGCCAGCATCTTCCAG TCTAAGGAGTCCTCGTCAGTCCTGAGCTGTGACATCTCTGTCAACGACAAATTCATCGTCACGGGCTCTGGTGACAAGAAGGCCACAGTGTATGAGGTGGTTTATTGA
- the TLE2 gene encoding transducin-like enhancer protein 2 isoform X3, whose protein sequence is MFPHGRHPPGQPFKFSVLEICERIKEEFQLLQAQYHSLKLECEKLLSEKTEMQRHYVMYYEMSYGLNIEMHKQAEIVKRLSAICAQMIPFLTQEHQQQVLQAVERAKQVTMGELNSIVGQQQLQQLSQHASPPHPSSMQPPSLSGASGALGLLTLSGTLVAQLATKEDRVAQYGENTEHTPSRSVSSSPAESLQDEERTGLKRKREEKELPGHSDSDGDKSDYNLVVDEDPPSEPGSPGHSPRLARSHRELPGSPAASSCGQPKEQSPVWRLLLPWLKLLFFPLLHRRTRWPALPAPSPPLPHQPVTPSRLAPGPARPSRPGHPRPRPPAPTPSVAFEPHPHLRASTLSSSLSTIPGGKHAYSFHVSADGQMQPVPFPPDALMGSGIPRHARQLHTLTHGEVVCAVTISNSTRHVYTGGKGCVKVWDVGQPGTKTAVAQLDCLNRDNYIRSCKLLPDGSSLIVGGEASTLSIWDLAAPTPRIKAELTSSAPACYALAISPDAKVCFSCCSDGNIVVWDLQNQTLVRQFQGHTDGASCIDISNDGTKLWTGGLDNTVRCWDLREGRQLQQHDFSSQIFSLGYCPMGEWLAVGMESSNVEILHVSKPDKYQLHLHESCVLSLKFASCGKWFVSTGKDNLLNAWRAPYGASIFQSKESSSVLSCDISVNDKFIVTGSGDKKATVYEVVY, encoded by the exons ATGTTCCCGCACGGACGGCACCCG CCCGGGCAGCCCTTCAAGTTCTCGGTGCTGGAAATCTGCGAGCGCATCAAGGAGGAATTTCAGCTCCTGCAGGCGCAGTACCACAG CCTGAAGCTGGAAtgtgagaagctgctgagcGAGAAGACAGAGATGCAGAGACATTATGTCATG TACTACGAGATGTCCTACGGCCTGAACATTGAAATGCACAAGCAG GCAGAGATTGTCAAGAGGCTGAGTGCCATTTGTGCCCAGATGATTCCCTTCCTGACACAGGAG caccagcagcaggtcCTGCAGGCGGTGGAAAGGGCCAAGCAGGTGACCATGGGCGAGCTCAACAGCATCGTCGGG cagcagcagcttcagcagctctcccagcacgcatccccaccccacccctccAGCATGCAGCCCCCCAGCCTGAGCGGGGCCAGCGGTGCCTTGGGGCTCCTGACCCTCTCTGGGACACTGGTGGCACAGCTGGCCACCAAGGAGGACAGAGTGGCCCAGTATGGGGAGAACACAG AGCACACCCCAAGCCGG AGTGTTTCTTCTTCCCCCGCCGAGAGCCTGCAGGACGAGGAGCGCACGGGGCTGAAGAGGAAGcgggaggagaaggagctgcctgGGCATTCT GACAGCGATGGGGACAAGAGTGACTACAACCTGGTGGTGGATGAG GACCCGCCATCGGAGCCCGGCAGCCCCGGACACTCGCCCCGCTTGGCTCGGTCCCACCGGGAGCTGCCCGGGAGCCCCGCGGCCAGCAGCTGCGGCCAGCccaaggagcagagcccg GTGtggaggctgctgctcccaTGGCTGAAGCTGCTCTTCTTTCCTCTGCTGCACAGACGGACTCGGTGGCCAGCGCTCCCAGCTCCAagccctcctcttcctcaccagCCCGTGACTCCCTCACGCCTGGCCCCGGGCCCAGCTCGGCCGTCCCGCCCCGGCCACCCCCGGCCAAGGCCCCCAGCACCGACACCGTCA GTGGCATTTGAGCCTCACCCTCACCTGAGGGCTTCCACCCTCTCCTCTTCGCTctccaccatccctggagggaagCA tgcctacTCCTTCCACGTCAGCGCCGACGGGCAGATGCAGCCGGTGCCTTTCCCCCCCGACGCCCTCATGGGCTCCGGCATCCCCCGGCACGCGCGGCAGCTGCACACCCTGACCCACGGCGAGGTGGTCTGCGCCGTCACCATCAGCAACTCCACGCGACACGTCTACACCGGGGGCAAGGGCTGCGTCAAGGTCTGGGACGTGGGGCAGCCGGGCACCAAGACGGCCGTGGCTCAGCTGGACTGCCTG AACCGTGACAACTACATCCGTTCCTGCAAGCTGCTCCCCGACGGCAGCAGCCTGATCGTGGGTGGGGAGGCCAGCACCCTGTCCATCTGGGACCTGGCAGCCCCCACGCCCCGCATCAAGGCTGAGCTCACCTCCTCTGCCCCCGCCTGCTACGCCCTGGCCATCAGCCCTGACGCCAAAgtctgcttctcctgctgcagcgACGGCAACATCGTGGTGTGGGACCTGCAGAACCAGACCCTGGTGAG GCAGTTTCAAGGCCACACGGATGGTGCCAGCTGCATTGACATCTCCAACGATGGCACCAAGCTGTGGACAGGGGGGCTGGACAACACCGTGCGCTGCTGGGACCTGCGGGAGGggcggcagctgcagcagcacgaCTTCAGCTCCCAG ATCTTctccctgggctactgccccATGGGGGAGTGGCTGGCGGTGGGCATGGAGAGCAGCAACGTGGAGATCCTGCACGTCAGCAAACCCGACAAGTACCAGCTGCACCTCCACGAGAGCTGTGTCCTCTCTCTCAAATTCGCCTCCTGCG ggaagtggtttgTGAGCACGGGGAAGGACAACCTGCTCAACGCTTGGCGGGCGCCCTACGGAGCCAGCATCTTCCAG TCTAAGGAGTCCTCGTCAGTCCTGAGCTGTGACATCTCTGTCAACGACAAATTCATCGTCACGGGCTCTGGTGACAAGAAGGCCACAGTGTATGAGGTGGTTTATTGA